Genomic segment of Rattus norvegicus strain BN/NHsdMcwi chromosome 7, GRCr8, whole genome shotgun sequence:
ATGCAAGCTGCAAGCGTAGGCCTTGATACTTTACACCTCAGGAGATCCAAACTGGGAAAGTAAGGAAAATCCAAAGTTTGCACATCTTTTCAAGCCCCTATCAAAGCAGTGGCAGTCTCCGGGCCTACAAAGCGGCAGCACCACCCTGCCAACTTTTCCAGAGAAAACTTTGGGGACAGGAGCTGGTCAACTAGAAATGTCAAATCCCTGAGCTTACCTGCAGGGATCAAACTGCCCAGGTAGCCCAGTCAACCTGTTGAGGGAGGATGCCAGGAAGAAGGAGGGCAGGATAGGGTAGAGAGAAAAGGAATCAGAactggtgtctgcagatggcatCTGCACCCCAGTTCAGTCCGCTGCAGTGGGCCACCTGGGCCAGCACTCCTGCGGTGAAGGGCTCACAGGTGGCCACTGTGCTTGGCCCTGAAGCTGGCAACAGGGCTCTCTCCGGATTGAGTATCACCTGTAACCAGGTTTCCCTCGTTTTCCCGGATTGAGGTTCTCCTACGCTGACCCGTTCCTGGGTTGAGTCTCCCCTAGACTGAGTCTCCCCTAGACTGAGGATCCCCTGGTCTGAGGTTCGCCTGGGCTGAGCCTCCCCTTGATCGAGGCTCCCCAGGGCTGAGGCATTCCTGGACTGAAATTCCCCTGGTTCAGGGATCCCCTGAACTGAGGCTCCCCTTGGTCTAGTCTCTCCAGAACCAAGGCTTTCCTGAGCCGAAGTTCCCCTCGACCGAAGCTCACCTGGGGCTGAGGGCTGGAAGGCACTGTCCCGCTCCCCCGGAGCCCGGCCAGGGGGCATCTGGAAGGCCCAGCGCGCACCAAAGGGTCCGGCCGGGCACAGCTTGAGCGGCACTGGGTTGGCAGGCAGCGACCGCAGCTGCGGACACTCGGGACCCGCAGCTGGGCGCGGGGACGGGGGCGCGTGCGTGGGCCCGGCCCCTGCGCGCAGCAAGTTCTCGATCAGGAAACTCTTGCCCAGACTGCCAAAGCCAGGCGCAGGGAGGCCGAGGAGTGCGGAGGACGCCACCACATCCCAGTAGGCTCCCGCCTGGGCGGCCACAGCGCTGGGCAGCATGGTGCGCGCCCGCTGCCCTGGGAGCCTTGGGGAGCGAGTGCGCGGGGACCGGGACAGGGCGCCGGCAGGATCCGGGCTGCGGAGTGCGTCCTTAGCCCTCAGCAGCGCCTCTGGCAGCGTCCTGGAACAGTCTGCAGATCCGGACTGGGTTTTCACGACCGGGATGGAAGGTGTGTCCGACCCATCCATTCATGTCATCCAGCCCACAGTGACAGATGCGGCCAACAATGAGCGCAATGAGAGTCCGGGCTCCGGCGAGGGGAGGGGACTCTCGCTGAGGAGGTGGGCCTGGAGGGAACGCGAAAGGGGCGCTGCCACTCTGCCAGCCACTCTGCCAGCCGAACCTTGACCCTGCTGCTGGAGCCCCCCGGCCCTCTGATATTGGTTATCATGAACTCCACTGGACATGAACTCGGTCGCTGAAGCGTGGTTGTCATCAGGGAGAATCAAAACGTTGACTTAGTACCAGTGACAAGGTTTTTTTGCAGGTTTTATGGGTGCctctgttttaaaaagaaaggaaatgtgttTTTCTTGGATTATTTTCTTACAAAAATTCGTTTCCAGTGATTCATCTCAAGTTTTATAAGATCCGTTTAAAGGGTTCTGGAAAGAGGTGGCCACACCTGCAGTCTAGAAGAGATGATGTAATCAGTTTTGATCTAAAGAAACAGATGGGGCTAAAGAGGTAGCTCCGTGGTTAACTCTGCTTGCTGCTCTTAataaaggacctgagttcggttcccagcacccagctcacagcccactgtaactccagctccaggggattagatgccctcttctggctgccacAAGTACCTAAAGGGacatctttctttttgttttctaaagatcTTATTCCCTAATCAATATCAGTAGGAGACTGGGCAGACCAAaagcctgagagagagagagagaaagagagagagagagagagagaaagaaagaaagaaagaaagaaagaaagaaagaaagaaagaaagaaggaggagggggggagggagagggagggaggaagggacaggtcTTTAACTATAAGGCTTTAAAAACTTCTCATTTTGGAAACTATCAATGGAGTGTTAAAACTGTGATTCCAATTAACACTTACTCTCCTTCCCTAATTTAGACAGATTTATTTAGGATAAGACTTCATTAGAGTTTCTGCAAAGATTGGAGTCAAATGTATAGTTCTACTCCTTGCCCTAAAAATAACCTGGGCTTGGTTTCAACTTACTTACAACCCTGTTTTGAGTTGCCAGGTTAGAAAGCCAATTTTCCTTTTAAGATTTCATCCTTTGGGGACCatcaagatggttcagtgggtaaaggtgccaccaagcctgatgatctctggaacccatgtggttggagagaactgacttccaaagattgtcctctgacttccacacaagtgccacagaaaacacacacacacacacacacacacacgcaccacaagCACAATTGGTTGCTATTGTCTCATCTTTCAGTGAGTTGGTTCCTTTATACTTACTATAAAGATCCTTCTCAAAGATCACCTCTGATAGCTGAATCCATGAAGTTGCTATCGCTGTCTGATATAGTGGACACCTTTATCACAATAGTAATTGAGAAAAATTACTTGTGAGGCTGATATATGCATCATCAATATACATTCACTTAATGATTAAACCCACAGACCTTCATTGGATATTTAATGTGTTGTTGCAGGTAGTGGTTCTGGTAGAAAGACCTAGTCCTTGCCCTGTAGGAACTCTCAGCCCAGTGGCAATTGATAAGCAATGTCTGTGGGAGGATTTCACACTGGAGGGACTATGGGAGGGAGAGACTTCTGGAAGTCTTCCCAGAACTGAGTCTCTGAAATAACTATAGTATTATTTGAAATGGACATGTGGAGTTATAACTATTGAGATGAGTGGTGGAAGAGATTAGCTGGTTGCTGTCATTCCTACATGGTATCCCCCGTCTCTTCACGGTGGCATGGTAGCATATGTTTTATCCATGTTAGCTAATTTACTAATTTACACCACCTTTACATTACCATTGGGGCGGTACTACTGCAGAGCCCAGTGTGGCCAGAGTAACAGAGACAAAACTATACCAAGGCTGAGCTAATCCCAAGTGGGGATTCTACAGCTTTTCTCTTAACCATTTAGTTCCACTGTGTCCCTCCTTGTGAGCCTAGGTGCCATGCTGGATTGTCACCTATTGCTTTGTGCAAGTGAGGATGAAAAGTAGGCCTTCCTCTTTCTTTAGTGGACAAGAAGGATCTGAATCAAGACTGACTGTTCACTGAGCCAGCGTGCTCACCACTGTTGGAGAAATCAAGATACAAAATGATAGGGGGTTTAATAAAATCGGTGACAAGAAGAAATGAATGGCAGAGACCAATGTTGCAAAGGTTGAGTCTATGACTGGAGCTCTGAACTAGGGTCAGGTGCCTGTTCCCCAAGGATATTCAGCAGTCTGTGGAGATCTAGGGGACTGACAGAACGCACGACAGGGATGTCTCCTGGAATTTTGTTAATAGAGGTGAGGGATCCTGGTAGGCATCCTACAATGTTCGGGCTAGCTTCCACAGCACAGAATTGTCTGATCTGACAATCATCAGTGTCACGGCCAAGTGAGCTTGCTTGTGGAAGACAACAGGATTGGCAAGGTTGCTTCTGCTTTTTTGGTTTGATGACTCCTCTTGCTAGCATGGGAGCCTGCAGGCTGGGGTCAAGTTTTACATCGGGACGTTGATCTAAAATGTGGAGAGGTGTGCTGGTATCTGTGAAGTCTTCTTGTGTGAATACATGGGGAGAAGAGAGACGAAGAAGAAAATGCTGGAGAATGCCAACATTGGAGAGATGGGCAAACGGAAACTGTGAGCAAACCTGAAAAGCAACAAGGGCTTGAAGGTAGAAATCCTTACAGCACAAACAATGAGGCCATGAGAACTCTGCCTCCATGAATGGGTGGATACTCAGGATGAAAACACCAGAGGCTTCAAGTTCACTCTATACACCTGTCTCCCTCACTTTGCCATTCTGCCAAGGGATGGCACAGGAAGGCTTTGGCAAGATGCTAGAACCTTGATATTAGACGTCCGTAGCCCCACCATGCTGAGATATAATTTCTCTATTTTGTAAATTACCCAGAATTCTGTTTTGttataaaaaaatttcaaatagaCTAAGTCAGAAAACTAAAGACAATGATGTCAATGAGGATGTTTCAACAACAAAGGATGGGGGCCCGGTTACGAAGGACTATATGCCTACTGCTTTCCTTCATCAAAAAGACAACCAAACACAGTGCATCTGTCTCCCTTATACAATGGGTTGTGTCTGATGAAATCCAGgtagacatgattttttttttgctgtgcttTTGTCCACTTCAGATGTAGAGATCTAACTAAGAACCACCAGAGTCCCTAGAGAATGCTGATGCCAAAGCCAGAATTACCCAAGACCTCCATGTCCACAGAAGACCAATAAACAACTGTGCCTGTAGATCAGGGCCTTCAGGACCTTGATTAAAAATAACTCTGATTGAATAGTGCTGACAAGACTCAGGGATCATTTTCCAAAGTGTATCCTTGACTACTCTAATATGCTATCccagaaatcacacacacacacacacacacacacacacacacacacacacacacagagagagagacagagacagagacagagacagagacagagagacagagagagacagagagagagcagctTGTTCCTTAAAGACTTAAGCCAGAActtttttaagagaaagaaagtcTGTTGAGGGTTAACAGAGGGGAATGAAGAGGTAATTAAGTAAGGAGGAGCAAACAGGAGGAAGGCTAAAGAGAATGTTGCATTATTcttccagggaaacacaaacaaacatctACTTACCCCACACAGGAAACCACCAACTGCCCAAATACATGGTTTCGTCTGAGCACAGCTggatgaaccaatgagtttactcAAGTTACTTTCAGAAGCATAGATGAGGAGTTACTTACAGAACCATGAGCTGCTGAAGGGAAGTCTGTCTCCTTGTCAACAACCGTTAACTGCTTATATAGTCTCAAGGAAGAGTGGGGCTCAACCCTACTTATGAGACACTTGGTAGGACCACCTCGTGAGTCCCCTGTATTTTGCCTACTGAGTCCATGAGCCCTTTGTCTtctccttgaggaaatgtggGTCCAATCTTGTGAGGATTTTGTATGTGTAATCATTGCTACTGATCCCAGGATGGCCATGGCTATGCAGTGTCCCAACACAAGGAGTTCTGGAGCagaaagaagagaccagcatctgTGACGAGGAGAAAGATGTTATTCTGAAGGGAACTGAAGTAAAGTAGAGATAGAGTGCTTGAATTATCAAGGTCCTTGTCCTTAAAGGCTGAGAGAAAGCAGCGTCCATAGTTCAAGTGGGACAATTTAAATCAAGAAGGAATGAACACATCTTACCCTTTTCTGAGAGAATTTGAGGAAGCATAGAGGGATCTCAAGAGTTTTGCTCCTGCCCTTCAGCTACTATCTCTGTGGTGAACAGCCTGTGGAGAAGAGAGGGCCTTTGCTTGGAGCTGGGCTTGGAAGCCACCAGCTCCTGATGTTCCTTACGTAGTGGTTTGGTTTCCTTGACAATCCAAATTAATATGGTTTGTTTTATATCCATATCTTGTACTCTTCACTGTTCTACAACTGGGCCCAGTCACACGATCTGTTTTCATTGCCAAGATGAGAGGTGGAGTCTTGGAAAAAGCACGTGGgagcctcttcttcctcccttggaGGAGAGAAAGGCCAGATCCCAACTGATGATAGTTGCATGAGTCAGCAGCTCATCCCAGAGCGACAGATCCAACCAATGGACCCAAACTCATGAGAAAGAACGAAGGGTTATTGTTTTAAACCAGACAGTCAGGTGGGTTGTTACTCAAATTGTACTGAATACTCAGGACAATAGACTTTTGCCTTCCTCGGGATCTGTTTCCTTATTGGTAATGATGCATTTATCCCTCACTCATAAAGCTGCTGCCctgtgttttgcttttaaaaatcttgCTCAATGATGCCACTGTCAGTTGGATCAAATCACACTCATGGTTAACATGAAGTTTAAAATGAGGTTATTCGTTGAGGGTAAAGGCAAGACAATAGAATCAGTGCGGATGAGAAGAACAGGGCTAAGGCTCGAGAATATGAGTTTGCAATTttgttctaattctttttttttatttcagtgagCAGATAATTATTATCTTATCCACTCCAAAAAGACCTACTAGTTGAAGGAATGATAACCTACCCATAGTGAGTTAGTTCTCCTAGCAAGCTGATTTTCCAAAGGGACCTAGATAACACCATGTATCACTGAAGATATGGATCTTACGGTGTAGAATGgggaggagagataggagagacaGAACACatctcagggaggcagagaccagtAGTAGAATAGTAGAATGACTATTAAATAAATGGTTACAATCACTGAGAGGTAAGATTGTCAAAGCCCGTAGCTAGGGACTCGTCAGTCCAAGGTAGAGGAACCTTCTAACATTGTTTTGCTACAGGGACAAGTTGTATGATggtcttttaaatatttgtgtttttatccATAGATTTGCACTGTACCCAGCCTTGGCAGAGAAGCTTCTTATTGCTAGGCAAAGGTTAATGCAGACACACATAACTGATCTAAATGCTGAGACTCAGTAACTTCGAGTGCCATGAAACGTCTGTATAGACACTCTCTGCCCCAACCCCAAGGCTCAGAGAGCATCATGGAAGCAGGGTGTCAGTGGTGGGGGATGGGTCTGAGAAATGGAACTAATAACCACTATGGTTCTCTGCACAAAATCAAACCAATTAAAAATTCCAGCATGGGGTTGAAAGTGCTCCCAAAGCCCCACCCCTAGATGAAAAGCTATATGCAGCTGTTGGCTACTATGGGATTAGAAGAGTCACTTTTCTTTAAGGAGTGGCAATAGCAGTTTGTCAATGTCCCATTGAATACCCCCAGAGTCATAGGCAAATGTACAACATTGATTGGACTCAATGAGTTCcttctgaagaaaaagaagaagaagaagaagaagaagaagaagaagaagaagaagaagaagaagaagaagaagaagaagaagaagaacaagaacaagaacaagaagaacaagaagaacaagaacaagaagaacaagaacaagaagaacaagaacaagaagaacaagaacaagaagaacaagaacaagaacaagaacaagaacaagaagaacaagaacaagaagaacaagaacaagaagaacaagaagaagaacaagaacaagaagaacaagaagaagaagaagaagaacaagaagaacaagaacaagaagaacaagaacaagaagaacaagaacaagaagaacaagaacaagaagaacaagaacaagaagaacaagaacaagaacaagaagaacaagaacaagaagaagaagaagaagaacaagaacaagaacaagaacaagaagaacaagaacaagaacaagaagaacaagaacaagaagaacaagaacaagaacaagaagaacaagatcaagaagaagaacaagaacaagaagaacaagaacaaaaacaagaagaacaagaacaagaacaagaagaacaagaacaagaagaacaagaagaacaagaagaacaagaagaaaaacaagaagaagaagaagaacaagaagaagaacaagaagaagaagaagaacaagaacaagaacaagaagaacaagaacaagaacaagaacaagaagaacaagaaaaagaagaacaagaagaagaacaacaagaagaagaacaacaagaagaagaacaacaagaagaagaagaacaagaacaagaacaagaacaagaacaagaagaagaagaacaagaggaacaagaacaagaacaagtagtagtagtagtcttGAAGCTATAAAGGAGATATACTGGGGAAGAAGAGGCACCTATAATTAAGATGCATTGTCTACATCTacgaaattttcaaagaataacttttaagaataatttttttaaatagctaaGATTTCTAAGACAAAGAAGTTCAAACTAACGAGACTGTTCAGTATACAATCAAGGGAGCAAGTGACAGGCTAAGGTTtcagtgaagtggaaacttcagggttctttggaaagtcggttgtATTGGATGTTTTGTAAGCacatgaaggaacgtttcactgaagcagacaccgGTGAGAGACTAAGGCAGACTTCCACacctctggtggatggtgggTTATCGTGgatgttaaagcatttaaaaaccatCGTTAAAAgtagagctttaaaaaaaattaaaagttacatTTCAGGAAGTCAGAGACATTTGAGGTCAAGGCATTAGATGAAATATCCCTGTAGAAACTGAGTCATCAAGGACAACTTTCTTACATGTGGTAGGAAAAGTAGGGTTAATGACAACCCCAGAGCTTCAGTCTCAGAATACTGCCGGCAACTTAATTTTCTCCATTTGCAGTACAGATGATGTTAGCAAAAGCGTCGATAACATGTCTGCACTTGGACCTAGAGAGGCAGGCTGGGATGACTAGATATAAACGATTATTGAGAAGAACCAGTGACCAAGAATATGGTGATATTTATTCCTGCAAAAATTGAAGAGAGGTGGGTACACTAAAACAAACAGCAACTGTGTGCACCGTCCATCCCATAATGCAAGACTACGATGTCATCTCTACATGATACCTATAGTTTCAAGCCTCAGCTTGTGGCTTCAGGAGCCACATAACATGTGGAGACACATGCTCAGAAATGTCCGATTCTGCTTCTCTGACACAGTGGGCCTGGAAGACCTACTCCTGTAAGAGAGAAGGAGACCCGTGTGGGATCACATTGAAATGGCACGGCGCTGGTAAGATGGAATGACTTGTGTATTAAAGTGAGTGTCCACGACATGGATCTGAAGCACACAAAGAGTTTTTGAAAACTGCGAGTTCACGGTTAATGATAATAAATagctaataataataacaatagcaaCACAAAAAAACTTGCTACTTCCTTTGCAGTGTCGAGTGCTAAGATATTAATTCACTAGCACACACACTGGAACATTATTCTGTCCTTGAGCATAATCAAGCAATTGATGATGGGTGATTACCCCTTCACAGAGGAGCCTGTATATAAGACAACAAATGCAGGAGGAATGACGGAATTAGTGTCTCCTAATTACAAAGAAGAGAGATGAATCGGGCACGGGACACTCAAATGCATGTCGACTTCATCTCACGAGACAATGCTGTGTTATTTGTTTCCTGACAAAGGCTCGAGTACTGGCCGTTCAGTCTACAGGCCTTCCACTCTAACTAAGCAAAGTCTTGTTGGCCAAGTATAGAATAAGTgtgggctggagaaaatgcagggGAGTTTCTTCTTCCAACCTCAGACAGAAACATGGGGTGACAAATACACAGTGCATGGCTCAGAACTGATCCAGCTGAGATCATCCTAAACCAGCCAGATGCCAGCCTCTCATGGTGCCTTGCTGAGAAATATAAATAGTTGGATCCGACCAGATCTCTTCAAGTAACACATAGAACAGAAAAGTGTGTTCATCCCTCGGAGAGACCTCCAAAGAATGCGGGTCATTCTATAGGCAACAAATATCCATTTCTTCATAAAgctgagaaaaggagaagaacTTTAATAGATTAAAGAGAGATCTAAGACCTTTTGATAACACAACACAGCAATGCTTGGATCCTCACTGGAACAAATTAATGGTAGAAAGACACATGGGAACACTTGAGCACTGATTGAACATTTGGTGCTATTAAAAATTTACTGTTTGGTCTCAGATGTAATCATGTATGTGGCTTTTAAGAGCTTGTGGCGGggaagtcccaaacccgcggatcccggcccacagcagctctctgctcccaaaccccgtgggagagagacctcaccgccttgtcaggtgggcactcctgaggctgcagagcggaggagaccaccaacactgcccacccctgcccacatccctggcccaagaggaaaatgtataaggcctctgggttcccataggggagggccgaggagcggcaggacccctgcgcctgaaacaccgccggaacctgaaggaaagagaccagataaacagttctctgcacccaaatcccgtgggagggagagctaaacctacagagaggcagacacgcctgggaaaccagaagagactgcactctgcacacacatctcggacgccagaggaaaacaccaaacgccatctggaaccctagtgcacggaagctcccagaaagggcggcgcatatcttcctggttgctgccgccgcagagagctcatgggcagcaccccgcgagcaaacttgagcctcgggaccacaggtaagaccaacttttctgctgcaagtgacctgcctggtgaactcaagacacaggcccacaggaacagctgaagacctgtagagaagaaaaactacacgcccgaaagcagaacactctgtccccataactggctgaaagaaaacaggaaaacaggtctacagcactcctgacacacaggcttataggacagtctagccactgtcagaaatagcagaacaaagtaacactagagataatctgatggcgagaggcaagtgcaggaacccaagcaacagaaaccaatactacatgacatcatcggagcccaattctcccaccaaaataaacatggaatatccaaacacaccagaaaagcaagatctagtttcaaaatcatatttgatcatgatgctggaggacttcaagaaagacatgaagaactcccttagagaaacacaggaaaacattaataaacaagtagaagcctacagagaggaatcacaaaaatccctgaaagaattccaggaaaacacaatcaaacagttgaaggaattaaaaatggaaatagaagcaatcaagaaagaacacatggaaa
This window contains:
- the Dbx2 gene encoding homeobox protein DBX2 isoform X2, translating into MDGSDTPSIPVVKTQSGSADCSRTLPEALLRAKDALRSPDPAGALSRSPRTRSPRLPGQRARTMLPSAVAAQAGAYWDVVASSALLGLPAPGFGSLGKSFLIENLLRAGAGPTHAPPSPRPAAGPECPQLRSLPANPVPLKLCPAGPFGARWAFQMPPGRAPGERDSAFQPSAPGEEHGLPLLTQDSNSKARRGILRRAVFSEDQRKALEKMFQKQKYISKTDRRKLAISLGLKESQVKIWFQNRRMKWRNSKEKEVLSNRCLQEVSLQEDRLAQPAAGCPPQCPSVWEVSQPHSSPSWREESPESVERLSQENSGVPEAGSLRGVLYLCPEKGPRDKDGLCSAI